A genomic window from Rhizobium sp. 007 includes:
- a CDS encoding ribonuclease E/G, with product MADKMLIDASHEEETRVVVVRGNRIEEFDFESQHKKQIRGNIYLAKVTRVEPSLQAAFVDYGGNRHGFLAFAEIHPDYYQIPLADRQALLRAEAEEHRRDDDVEHVETAPVSDLSTQEQPDIGIVPKKEPAAEEVSEDAAPVEASAPAAEEAPAKKAKPRRSRKKAVETTATEDAIPTDVEAPSASVVDNDDEGPVGGSMAAAVETDSISEDVDSRRRGNDDDDDDDHEEEVIESVGAEDAMEEVPDRVQRKPRKQYRIQEVIKRRQILLVQVAKEERGNKGAALTTYLSLAGRYSVLMPNTARGGGISRKITNPQDRKRLKEIARMLEVPQGMGVILRTAGANRTKVEVKRDFEYLMRLWENVRTLTLASTAPCLVYEEGSLIKRSIRDLYNKDISEIIVSGEEGYREAKDFMKMLMPSHAKVVQPYRDIHPIFSRSGIEAQLDRMLQPQVTLKSGGYLIMNQTEALVSIDVNSGRSTREHSIEDTALQTNLEAADEVARQLRLRDLAGLIVIDFIDMEEKRNNRAVEKKLKECLKNDRARIQVGRISHFGLLEMSRQRIRASVLESTTQVCSHCGGTGHVRSQSSVALHVLRGVEEYLLKNTTHDITVRTTPEIALYLLNHKRQSIVDYETRFGVAIVVDADSAVGSQHFAIDRGEPVENPVKIETLFNFAAIPDDDDEDIVIETEEEEDEELEEKPAAAERAPQPRAEGDGEGGRKRKRRRRRRGRNGAGEQIAAQETVSGETGNEDEGDEEGSEGDDTAAATSETGAESEESQRRKRRRRGKRGGRRNREEGEELSAGAEAVDENAADAGDGTEAETQAEIVEAVAEEAADGQPAMAAVESGAFVTEAKPAKGRSRRKAAASPVEEPVAEAVPAEAETAEAYADLATPAEDEAKPVRANRESNISSSATPTVKSTRSEPAEADNDGKPKKAGWWQRRGFF from the coding sequence ATGGCAGACAAAATGCTTATCGACGCGTCTCACGAGGAAGAGACACGTGTCGTTGTCGTTCGCGGGAACCGTATAGAAGAATTTGACTTCGAGTCGCAGCACAAGAAGCAGATACGCGGCAACATCTATCTCGCAAAAGTAACGAGGGTCGAACCCTCGCTGCAGGCCGCTTTCGTCGATTACGGCGGCAACCGGCACGGCTTCCTGGCCTTTGCCGAAATCCATCCGGACTATTACCAGATCCCGCTGGCCGACCGTCAGGCTCTGCTTCGCGCCGAGGCCGAGGAGCACCGCCGAGACGACGATGTCGAGCATGTCGAAACCGCGCCGGTGAGCGACCTGTCGACCCAGGAGCAGCCCGACATCGGCATCGTGCCGAAGAAAGAGCCGGCCGCCGAAGAGGTTTCCGAAGACGCCGCTCCGGTTGAAGCAAGCGCTCCGGCCGCCGAAGAGGCGCCGGCAAAGAAGGCCAAGCCGCGCCGCAGCCGCAAGAAGGCCGTCGAAACCACCGCAACCGAAGATGCCATCCCGACCGATGTCGAAGCACCTTCCGCCTCAGTCGTCGACAATGATGACGAAGGCCCCGTCGGCGGCAGCATGGCTGCTGCTGTCGAGACCGACTCGATCTCCGAAGACGTCGATTCCCGCCGCCGCGGCAATGACGACGATGACGACGACGACCATGAAGAGGAAGTGATCGAATCCGTCGGCGCCGAAGACGCGATGGAAGAGGTTCCGGACCGCGTACAGCGCAAGCCGCGCAAGCAGTACCGCATTCAGGAAGTCATCAAGCGCCGCCAGATCCTGCTTGTGCAGGTCGCCAAGGAAGAGCGCGGCAACAAGGGCGCGGCGCTCACCACCTATCTCTCGCTCGCAGGCCGCTACTCGGTTCTGATGCCGAACACGGCTCGCGGCGGCGGCATTTCCCGGAAGATCACCAATCCGCAGGACCGCAAGCGTCTCAAGGAAATCGCCCGGATGCTCGAAGTCCCGCAGGGCATGGGCGTCATCCTGCGCACGGCCGGCGCCAACCGCACCAAGGTCGAGGTCAAGCGCGACTTCGAATATCTGATGCGCCTGTGGGAAAACGTCCGCACGCTGACGCTCGCATCCACCGCGCCCTGCCTCGTCTACGAGGAAGGCTCGCTCATCAAGCGCTCGATCCGCGACCTCTACAACAAGGACATCAGCGAAATCATCGTTTCCGGCGAGGAAGGCTATCGTGAAGCGAAAGACTTCATGAAGATGCTGATGCCGAGCCATGCCAAGGTGGTTCAGCCCTACCGCGACATCCATCCGATCTTCTCGCGCTCCGGCATCGAGGCGCAACTCGACCGCATGCTGCAGCCGCAGGTGACGCTGAAGTCCGGCGGCTACCTGATCATGAACCAGACGGAAGCGCTCGTTTCGATCGACGTCAACTCCGGCCGCTCGACGCGTGAACATTCGATCGAGGACACCGCACTCCAGACGAATCTCGAGGCTGCCGATGAAGTCGCCCGCCAGCTTCGCCTGCGTGACCTTGCCGGTCTCATCGTCATCGACTTCATCGACATGGAAGAAAAGCGCAACAACCGCGCCGTCGAGAAGAAGCTGAAGGAATGCCTGAAGAACGACCGTGCCCGCATCCAGGTCGGCCGCATCTCGCATTTCGGCCTGCTCGAAATGTCCCGCCAGCGCATCCGCGCTTCGGTGCTTGAATCCACGACCCAGGTCTGCTCGCATTGCGGCGGTACCGGCCATGTGCGCTCGCAGTCCTCCGTCGCGCTGCATGTGCTGCGCGGCGTCGAGGAATACCTGCTGAAGAATACGACGCACGACATCACCGTGCGCACCACGCCGGAAATCGCGCTCTACCTGCTCAACCACAAGCGCCAGTCGATCGTCGATTATGAAACCCGCTTCGGCGTCGCAATTGTCGTCGATGCCGATAGCGCAGTCGGCTCGCAACATTTCGCGATCGATCGGGGCGAACCGGTCGAAAATCCGGTCAAGATCGAAACCCTCTTCAACTTCGCAGCCATCCCTGACGATGACGACGAAGATATCGTCATCGAGACGGAGGAGGAAGAAGACGAGGAGCTTGAAGAAAAGCCCGCAGCCGCCGAGCGCGCGCCCCAGCCGCGCGCCGAAGGTGATGGCGAAGGCGGCCGCAAGCGCAAGCGCCGCCGCCGCCGCCGTGGCCGCAATGGTGCCGGTGAGCAGATCGCCGCCCAGGAGACCGTTTCCGGCGAAACCGGCAACGAGGATGAAGGCGACGAGGAGGGTAGCGAGGGCGATGATACAGCCGCAGCAACCTCCGAAACGGGGGCTGAAAGCGAAGAATCCCAGCGCCGCAAACGCCGGCGCCGCGGCAAACGTGGCGGCCGCCGCAACCGCGAGGAAGGCGAAGAACTGAGCGCCGGCGCGGAAGCCGTCGACGAAAACGCCGCTGATGCCGGGGATGGCACCGAGGCCGAAACGCAGGCTGAGATCGTCGAGGCCGTTGCCGAAGAAGCCGCCGATGGCCAGCCGGCAATGGCAGCCGTCGAGTCCGGCGCATTTGTCACGGAAGCAAAGCCCGCCAAGGGCCGCAGCCGCCGCAAGGCCGCCGCGTCTCCCGTCGAAGAACCGGTTGCCGAAGCCGTACCTGCGGAAGCCGAAACGGCCGAAGCCTACGCCGATCTCGCGACTCCGGCAGAGGACGAAGCCAAGCCGGTCCGCGCCAACCGCGAATCGAACATCTCCTCTTCGGCGACCCCGACGGTCAAATCCACGCGCAGCGAGCCCGCCGAGGCCGACAATGACGGCAAGCCAAAAAAAGCCGGCTGGTGGCAACGCCGCGGCTTCTTCTGA
- a CDS encoding N-acetylmuramoyl-L-alanine amidase, with amino-acid sequence MFKRVRPAAGESGKRKMRFVGVLAAVAVSLQAITALAADPKKPEALLAYGARIIGDDARTRVVIDFDRQPSFSVHYIANPERIVVDLPATAFGFQAKDLAARGLFKDIRYGTMDEGSARIVLSAVKPVKLATAKVQADEDGRGYRLVLDAEMTGKEEFTALVKAQSWSDPADRPQPANAMPAPEAAKPGDFIIAVDAGHGGIDTGAIGVDTKTEEKQVTLAFAKALTDRLNREHGIKAFLTRSEDEFLSLAERVQIARQNHAGLFISLHADTLKQKDIRGATVYTISDKASDKLAADLAERENLSDQIAGKETAAEPPEVADILLDLTRRETQAFSISLAESVLGSFKDQISTINNPHRHAGFQVLRAPDVPSILLELGFLSNAEDEKLLLDEKWRVKIAELLTDAVKRYRSSVVANGG; translated from the coding sequence TTGTTTAAGAGGGTGCGGCCCGCAGCGGGGGAATCCGGCAAGCGGAAGATGAGATTCGTAGGCGTGCTCGCAGCGGTGGCGGTTTCGCTCCAGGCCATCACCGCGCTTGCCGCCGATCCGAAGAAGCCCGAGGCGTTGCTTGCCTATGGCGCCCGCATCATCGGCGACGACGCTCGAACCCGCGTCGTCATCGATTTCGACCGGCAGCCGAGTTTTTCGGTCCACTATATCGCCAATCCCGAGCGCATCGTCGTCGATCTGCCGGCGACCGCTTTCGGATTCCAGGCCAAGGATCTGGCGGCGAGGGGGCTTTTCAAGGACATCCGCTACGGCACGATGGACGAAGGCAGCGCCCGCATCGTGCTGAGCGCCGTCAAGCCGGTGAAGCTGGCGACGGCCAAGGTGCAGGCGGACGAGGATGGCAGGGGCTACCGCCTCGTGCTCGATGCCGAGATGACCGGCAAGGAGGAGTTCACGGCCCTCGTCAAGGCGCAGTCCTGGAGCGATCCGGCAGACCGTCCGCAGCCGGCGAACGCAATGCCGGCGCCCGAGGCGGCAAAGCCCGGCGATTTCATCATCGCCGTCGACGCCGGCCATGGCGGCATCGATACCGGCGCGATCGGCGTCGATACCAAGACCGAGGAAAAGCAGGTGACGCTCGCCTTCGCCAAGGCGCTGACCGACCGGCTGAACCGCGAGCATGGCATCAAGGCGTTCCTCACCCGCAGCGAGGATGAATTCCTGTCGCTTGCCGAGCGCGTGCAGATCGCCAGGCAGAACCATGCTGGCCTCTTCATCTCGCTGCACGCCGATACGCTGAAGCAGAAGGATATCCGCGGCGCGACGGTTTATACGATCTCCGACAAGGCCTCCGACAAGCTTGCAGCCGATCTTGCCGAGCGCGAAAACCTGTCCGATCAGATCGCCGGCAAGGAAACCGCCGCCGAACCGCCGGAAGTGGCCGATATCCTGCTCGATCTGACGCGCCGCGAGACCCAGGCCTTCTCGATCTCGCTGGCCGAAAGCGTGCTCGGCTCCTTCAAGGATCAGATCAGTACGATCAACAATCCGCATCGGCATGCGGGCTTCCAGGTTCTGCGGGCGCCGGATGTGCCCTCGATCCTGCTCGAACTCGGCTTCCTCTCCAACGCGGAAGACGAAAAGCTGCTGCTCGACGAGAAATGGCGGGTGAAGATCGCCGAGCTGTTGACCGACGCCGTCAAGCGCTACCGCTCCTCCGTGGTTGCCAATGGCGGCTGA
- a CDS encoding penicillin-binding protein 1A: MIRLLGYFFGIACVLFLGAAAVVAVYLANVAKDLPDYAVLNSYAPPVTTRVHAGNGALMAEYAKEKRLFLPIQAIPDRVKAAFLSAEDKNFYNHPGVDLSGLARAIVVNLQNFGSGRRPVGASTITQQVAKNFLLTSDQTIDRKIKEAILSFRIEQAYSKDKILELYLNEIFFGLNSYGIAGAALTYFNKSVTELTVAEAAYLASLPKGPANYHPFRHPDAAVERRNWVIDRMVENGYVSQSDGAEAKKQLLGVTARSNGPSLFASDYFAEAVRRQLIGQYGEKALYEGGLSVRTSLDPQMQLAARKALQDGLTTYDERRGFHGPLKSIDTTADWGKALAEIPALSDVPEWRLAVVLAVSTESVDIGLQPARDGAGKAAAEREHGTIEAKNMQWAYRSSTGERKTAKSPEGVLSPGDVVYVERLGGEGSTSYRLRQPPKVQGGLVAMDPKTGRVLAMAGGFSYGQSEFNRATQAMRQPGSSFKPFVYAAAMDNGYTPASVIMDAPIEVVSGGQVWRPENYGGEFNGPSTLRSGIEHSRNLMTVRLANDLGMNIVAEYAERFGIYDKMPALLAMSLGSGETTVLRMVSAYSVIANGGKQIKPTLIDRIQDRYGKTIFRHEERLCDSCNAGDWQNQEEPNIVDNREQVLDPMTAYQITSMMQGVITRGTAAGKIDLGGRDVAGKTGTTNDEKDAWFVGFTPDLVAGLYMGFDNPAPLGRGGTGGGLSAPIFNEFMQAAVKDMPESKFVIPQGMNLIPIDRKTGMAAMEGDPNTIIEAFKPGTGPADSLSVIGMDSTMAPEEILKTSPQANQAVQSGAGGLY; the protein is encoded by the coding sequence ATGATCAGACTTCTTGGATATTTCTTCGGAATTGCTTGCGTCCTGTTTCTCGGCGCTGCTGCCGTCGTTGCCGTCTACCTGGCAAACGTCGCGAAGGATCTCCCCGATTACGCCGTCCTGAACAGCTATGCGCCGCCGGTTACCACCCGCGTGCATGCCGGAAACGGTGCGCTGATGGCCGAATATGCCAAGGAGAAGCGTCTTTTCCTGCCGATCCAGGCGATCCCGGATCGCGTCAAGGCGGCCTTCCTTTCGGCCGAAGACAAGAATTTCTATAACCATCCCGGCGTCGACTTGAGCGGCCTTGCGCGCGCCATCGTCGTCAACCTGCAGAATTTCGGCTCCGGCCGCCGTCCGGTGGGCGCCTCGACGATCACCCAGCAGGTGGCGAAGAACTTCCTCCTGACATCCGACCAGACGATCGACCGCAAGATCAAGGAAGCGATCCTCTCCTTCCGCATCGAGCAGGCCTACAGCAAGGACAAGATCCTCGAGCTCTATCTGAACGAGATCTTCTTCGGCCTGAATTCCTACGGCATCGCCGGTGCAGCACTCACCTACTTCAACAAGTCGGTCACCGAACTCACCGTTGCCGAAGCCGCCTATCTCGCCTCGCTGCCGAAGGGCCCGGCAAACTATCATCCCTTCCGCCATCCGGATGCCGCGGTGGAGCGCCGCAACTGGGTCATCGACCGCATGGTCGAAAACGGCTATGTGAGCCAGAGCGACGGGGCGGAAGCCAAGAAGCAGCTGCTCGGCGTGACCGCCCGCAGCAACGGCCCTTCGCTCTTTGCTTCGGATTACTTCGCCGAGGCTGTCCGCCGCCAGCTCATCGGCCAGTATGGCGAAAAGGCGCTTTACGAAGGCGGGCTTTCGGTCCGCACCTCGCTCGATCCGCAGATGCAGCTTGCCGCCCGCAAGGCGCTGCAGGACGGCCTGACGACCTACGACGAACGCCGCGGCTTCCATGGACCGCTGAAGTCGATCGACACCACTGCCGATTGGGGCAAGGCGCTCGCGGAAATCCCAGCACTCTCCGACGTGCCCGAATGGCGCCTCGCCGTCGTGCTTGCCGTTTCCACCGAAAGCGTCGACATCGGCCTCCAGCCCGCCAGGGACGGTGCGGGAAAGGCTGCCGCCGAGCGCGAGCATGGCACGATCGAGGCGAAGAACATGCAGTGGGCCTACCGCTCCTCGACCGGCGAGCGCAAAACGGCCAAGTCGCCGGAAGGCGTGCTTTCGCCGGGCGACGTCGTCTATGTCGAGCGGCTGGGGGGCGAAGGCTCGACCTCCTACCGTCTTCGCCAACCGCCGAAGGTTCAGGGCGGCCTCGTTGCCATGGACCCGAAGACCGGCCGCGTTCTTGCGATGGCAGGCGGTTTTTCCTATGGGCAATCGGAATTCAACCGCGCGACGCAGGCGATGCGCCAGCCGGGCTCTTCGTTCAAGCCGTTCGTCTATGCTGCGGCCATGGACAACGGCTACACGCCGGCTTCGGTGATCATGGACGCGCCGATTGAGGTCGTCTCCGGCGGCCAGGTCTGGAGGCCGGAAAACTACGGCGGTGAGTTCAACGGTCCGTCGACGCTGCGCTCCGGCATCGAGCACTCGCGCAACCTGATGACCGTGCGCCTTGCCAATGACCTCGGCATGAACATCGTTGCCGAATATGCCGAGCGCTTCGGCATCTACGACAAGATGCCGGCGCTGCTTGCCATGTCGCTCGGCTCCGGCGAGACTACCGTGTTGCGCATGGTTTCGGCCTATTCGGTGATCGCCAACGGCGGCAAGCAGATCAAGCCGACGCTGATCGACCGCATCCAGGACCGCTACGGCAAGACGATCTTCAGACATGAGGAACGCCTCTGCGACAGCTGCAATGCCGGCGACTGGCAGAACCAGGAAGAGCCGAACATCGTCGACAACCGCGAGCAGGTTCTCGACCCGATGACGGCCTATCAGATCACCTCGATGATGCAGGGCGTCATCACCCGTGGCACTGCGGCCGGCAAGATCGACCTCGGCGGGCGCGACGTGGCTGGCAAGACCGGCACCACCAACGACGAGAAGGACGCCTGGTTCGTAGGCTTCACGCCCGACCTCGTGGCTGGCCTCTACATGGGCTTCGACAATCCGGCGCCGCTTGGCCGCGGCGGTACGGGCGGCGGCCTCTCGGCCCCGATCTTCAACGAATTCATGCAGGCAGCCGTCAAGGACATGCCGGAATCGAAATTCGTCATCCCGCAGGGCATGAACCTCATCCCGATCGACCGCAAGACCGGCATGGCGGCGATGGAGGGCGATCCGAACACCATTATCGAGGCCTTCAAGCCCGGCACCGGCCCGGCCGACAGCTTGTCCGTCATCGGCATGGACAGCACCATGGCGCCGGAGGAAATCCTGAAGACCTCGCCGCAGGCCAACCAGGCCGTGCAGTCTGGCGCAGGCGGCCTCTACTGA
- the prfB gene encoding peptide chain release factor 2 (programmed frameshift) — translation MRAEIENVVDETKQAITLLRRHLDWDQAIRRLDWLNNKAEDPNLWNDAAEAQKLMRERQQLDDGINGVKQLEQQLNDHVELIEMGEEEGDESIVKEAEDALKSLKAEAARRQVEAMLSGEADANDTYLEVHSGAGGTESQDWANMLLRMYTRWAERQRFKVELLEVHDGEEAGIKSATLLVKGHNAYGWLKTESGVHRLVRISPYDSNARRHTSFSSIWVYPVVDDSINIEINESDCRIDTYRSSGAGGQHVNTTDSAVRITHIPTGIVVACQQERSQHKNRAKAWDMLRARMYEAELKKREEAASAEAASKTEIGWGHQIRSYVLQPYQLVKDLRTGVSSTAPGDVLDGDLNEFMEAALAHRISGKPDAVLEDVD, via the exons ATGCGAGCGGAAATCGAAAACGTAGTCGATGAAACCAAGCAGGCTATCACCCTGCTGAGGAGGCATCTT GACTGGGACCAGGCGATAAGACGGCTGGACTGGTTAAACAACAAGGCAGAGGACCCGAATCTCTGGAACGATGCTGCCGAAGCTCAGAAGCTGATGCGCGAGCGCCAGCAGCTCGATGACGGCATCAACGGCGTGAAGCAGCTCGAACAGCAGCTGAACGACCATGTCGAACTCATCGAGATGGGTGAGGAAGAGGGCGATGAAAGCATCGTCAAGGAGGCCGAGGACGCGCTGAAGAGCCTGAAGGCCGAGGCCGCGCGCCGCCAGGTGGAAGCCATGCTATCCGGCGAGGCCGATGCCAACGATACCTATCTCGAAGTGCATTCGGGCGCCGGCGGCACCGAAAGCCAGGACTGGGCAAACATGCTGCTTCGCATGTACACCCGCTGGGCCGAACGCCAGCGCTTCAAGGTCGAGCTTCTCGAAGTCCATGACGGGGAAGAGGCGGGCATCAAGTCCGCGACGCTGCTCGTCAAGGGACACAACGCCTATGGCTGGCTGAAGACGGAATCGGGCGTGCACCGGCTCGTGCGCATCTCGCCCTACGACAGCAATGCGCGCCGCCATACGTCCTTCTCGTCGATCTGGGTTTATCCGGTGGTCGATGACTCTATCAACATCGAGATCAACGAAAGCGACTGCCGCATCGACACCTACCGCTCGTCGGGCGCGGGCGGCCAGCACGTCAACACGACCGACTCGGCAGTGCGCATCACCCACATCCCGACGGGCATCGTCGTCGCCTGCCAGCAGGAGCGCTCACAGCACAAGAACCGAGCCAAGGCCTGGGACATGCTGCGCGCCCGCATGTATGAAGCGGAACTGAAGAAGCGCGAAGAGGCAGCAAGCGCCGAAGCGGCGTCCAAGACCGAGATCGGCTGGGGCCACCAGATCCGCTCCTACGTGCTGCAGCCCTATCAGCTGGTCAAGGACCTGCGCACCGGCGTTTCGAGCACGGCACCGGGCGACGTACTCGACGGCGACCTCAACGAGTTCATGGAAGCAGCGCTCGCGCACCGCATCAGCGGCAAGCCGGACGCTGTCCTCGAAGACGTTGATTGA
- a CDS encoding APH(3') family aminoglycoside O-phosphotransferase encodes MENTALPPSLRALLSRHEWKQDDLGCSSADVFRLAEGGRTRFFLKGEIAGPFAELPLEAERLLWLAEQGLQCPSVVALESHEGRNWLLLSALAGSDLASCKLTTDRQRIEILAAALRRLHELDPETCPFDHRLTARLRLAKARMEAGAVDESDFDEERQNATAASLFAYLEANQPDVTDPVVAHGDACLPNFMTHEGQFSGYVDCGRLGVADRYQDIALALRSIRYNVGEAWVRHFLDCYGLSGINDGKVAYYMVLDEFF; translated from the coding sequence ATGGAAAACACTGCCTTACCTCCCAGTCTAAGGGCGCTGCTATCTCGACACGAATGGAAGCAGGACGATCTGGGATGTTCGTCTGCGGACGTGTTCAGGCTCGCAGAAGGTGGCCGGACGCGGTTTTTCCTGAAAGGCGAAATTGCGGGTCCTTTTGCGGAATTGCCGTTGGAGGCGGAGCGTCTGCTGTGGCTTGCCGAGCAAGGACTGCAATGCCCCAGTGTCGTCGCCCTGGAAAGCCATGAGGGCAGAAACTGGCTGCTGCTGAGCGCGCTCGCGGGAAGTGACCTGGCTTCGTGCAAATTGACCACAGATAGGCAGCGCATCGAGATCCTGGCGGCCGCTTTGCGTCGATTGCACGAACTTGATCCGGAAACCTGCCCTTTCGACCACAGGCTGACAGCTCGTTTGAGGCTTGCCAAGGCGCGGATGGAAGCGGGGGCCGTAGACGAGAGTGATTTTGACGAAGAGCGGCAAAACGCAACCGCTGCGAGCCTTTTTGCATACCTGGAAGCCAACCAGCCTGACGTCACGGATCCCGTCGTTGCCCACGGCGACGCCTGTTTGCCGAACTTCATGACGCATGAAGGGCAATTCAGTGGATATGTCGATTGCGGCCGTCTGGGCGTTGCGGATCGATACCAGGATATTGCGTTGGCACTGCGAAGCATCCGATACAATGTCGGGGAAGCGTGGGTTCGGCATTTCCTCGATTGTTATGGGCTTTCCGGCATCAATGACGGGAAAGTCGCCTACTACATGGTGCTTGACGAGTTCTTTTAG
- a CDS encoding ABC transporter ATP-binding protein, with product MHTLFSRARKSPPRHNRFLKFFRDYPRNADRDRRRLRMRKFLSYYRPHLPLLLADLLCAILVAGTAVALPLCANFVTSRLLALPNMPEAYEQILAVGAFMLAILAIQSVAIFFVDYQGHVMGARIEAAVRQELFEHCQKLSFSFYDRQRTGQLMSRITNDSLWLGELFHHGPEDLSIAVLKYGGAMLVLFFIDPPLASLILLLTPVAAAYALHFNRRMNRALEASKRQIAAVNERVEDALAGIRVVQSFANEALEQERFAKLNRRFLQGRADGYRSEAWFSVGTETFAQLITILVIVIGGLRILTAELSVADILTFLLCVAVLVDPMQRLANFVRLWQEGYTGFVRAMEILEIAPDVFDRPAAHPMPAPRGEISFSDVVFGYESDGPKVLERLSLTIAPGEFVALVGPSGVGKSTLCALIPRFYDVQAGVIRIDGTDIRDVTLSSLRRHVGVVQQDVYLFAGTVAENLRYGRPDATDAEVEAAARAANAHDFITALPNGYATDIGQRGVKLSGGQRQRLTIARAFLKDPAILIFDEATSALDNESERAVQKALLNLANGRTTLVIAHRLSTVRHADRILVLTGDGIIEQGTHNDLMAQEGVYANLHSVQASI from the coding sequence ATGCACACTCTGTTTTCCCGCGCGAGGAAAAGCCCGCCGCGCCATAACCGCTTCCTGAAATTCTTCCGCGACTATCCGCGCAACGCCGACCGCGACCGGCGCCGCTTGCGCATGCGCAAGTTCCTCTCCTACTATCGCCCACACCTGCCTTTGCTGCTGGCGGATCTGCTCTGCGCAATCCTCGTCGCCGGTACGGCGGTGGCGCTGCCGCTCTGTGCCAACTTCGTCACAAGCCGCCTTCTGGCTCTGCCCAACATGCCGGAGGCCTACGAGCAGATCCTTGCCGTCGGCGCCTTCATGCTTGCCATCCTGGCGATCCAAAGCGTTGCCATCTTCTTCGTCGACTATCAGGGGCACGTGATGGGCGCCCGTATCGAGGCCGCCGTCCGGCAGGAGCTCTTCGAACACTGCCAGAAGCTCTCGTTCAGCTTCTACGACCGTCAACGCACTGGGCAGTTGATGAGCCGCATCACGAACGATTCCCTGTGGCTGGGCGAGCTCTTCCACCACGGCCCGGAGGACCTCTCCATCGCCGTACTCAAATATGGCGGCGCCATGCTGGTGCTGTTCTTCATCGATCCACCTTTGGCCAGCCTCATCCTGCTGCTCACGCCGGTGGCGGCGGCTTATGCGCTGCATTTCAACCGGCGCATGAACCGCGCACTCGAAGCGAGCAAGCGGCAGATCGCCGCCGTCAACGAACGCGTGGAGGACGCACTGGCGGGCATTCGCGTCGTCCAGTCCTTCGCCAACGAGGCGCTGGAGCAGGAGCGTTTTGCCAAGCTGAACCGGCGGTTCCTGCAAGGCCGCGCCGACGGCTACCGCAGCGAGGCCTGGTTTTCGGTGGGCACCGAAACTTTCGCACAGCTCATCACCATACTTGTCATCGTGATCGGGGGGCTGCGCATCCTGACGGCGGAGCTGTCCGTGGCGGACATCCTCACCTTTCTGCTCTGCGTGGCGGTGCTGGTCGATCCGATGCAGCGGCTCGCCAATTTCGTCCGCCTCTGGCAGGAGGGCTACACCGGCTTCGTTCGGGCCATGGAGATCCTGGAGATCGCACCGGACGTCTTCGACCGCCCGGCCGCCCATCCCATGCCAGCTCCAAGGGGTGAGATCAGTTTTTCCGACGTCGTCTTCGGCTACGAGTCCGATGGCCCCAAGGTGCTCGAGCGGCTCTCGCTTACCATTGCGCCGGGCGAGTTCGTGGCCTTGGTTGGTCCTTCAGGGGTGGGCAAGAGCACGCTTTGCGCGCTCATACCGCGCTTCTACGATGTGCAGGCCGGGGTGATCCGCATTGACGGTACCGACATTCGCGACGTGACGCTCTCGTCACTGCGGCGACATGTCGGGGTGGTGCAGCAGGACGTCTATCTCTTTGCCGGCACCGTGGCGGAGAATCTTCGCTACGGCCGGCCCGACGCGACCGATGCCGAGGTGGAGGCCGCCGCCCGTGCCGCCAACGCTCACGACTTCATCACGGCTCTGCCAAATGGCTACGCCACCGATATCGGCCAACGCGGTGTCAAGCTTTCGGGCGGCCAGCGGCAGCGCCTCACGATAGCGCGCGCTTTCCTCAAGGATCCGGCGATCCTGATCTTCGACGAGGCAACCAGCGCGCTCGACAACGAGAGCGAACGGGCGGTTCAGAAGGCGCTGCTCAATCTCGCGAACGGCCGAACCACCCTGGTCATCGCCCACCGTCTTTCCACCGTCCGCCACGCCGACCGCATCCTGGTGCTCACAGGCGATGGCATCATCGAACAGGGCACCCATAACGACCTCATGGCGCAGGAAGGCGTCTATGCCAACCTGCACAGCGTGCAGGCAAGCATTTGA